The proteins below are encoded in one region of Triticum aestivum cultivar Chinese Spring chromosome 1B, IWGSC CS RefSeq v2.1, whole genome shotgun sequence:
- the LOC123091492 gene encoding cytochrome P450 71A1: MMTVSLVVALFNSPFVLTTLAFLLFTLLVSKTRSKVAARGTLPPSPPSLPLFGHLRLLGSLPHRSLRSLAASYGPVMYLRLGRVPTVVACSAAAAEEAMKTRDLAFASRPKLFMVDRFYYGTGGIGFAPYGEHWRQARRVCVTHMLNPHRLMSFRRVRGQEVAALVDRVRRAGTVVNLSDNLIVYSFTAISRATFGDTNYGIDGDEGGARLRKVFAEIEELLGTVPMGEKVPWLRWVDVLTGLERKTRRAFEEMDGLLERVITDHRQRRGAGDDDQRDFVDVLLGANELDTNGIKAIILDMLAAATDSTFTLLEWAMAELINHPQEMRKLQDEVRTAVGDAGHVTEDHLPDLRYLKAVVKETLRLHPPTPLLLPRETVEDTQLLGYHVPAGTRVLIHAWAIGRDPATWGDRAEEFLPERFLEYTHEMGQDFAFLPFGAGRRGCPGVRFAMPSNELALASLVYHFDWELVGGRKPPVDMTELHGLSVRLKTPLLLAAKPWSGRGVE, from the coding sequence ATGATGACCGTCTCGCTTGTTGTCGCGCTGTTCAACTCGCCCTTCGTCCTCACCACCCTCGCCTTCCTCCTCTTCACCCTCCTCGTCTCCAAGACGCGCAGCAAGGTTGCTGCCCGGGGAACGTTGCCTCCGTCGCCGCCCAGCCTGCCACTCTTCGGCCACCTTCGTCTACTCGGGAGCCTGCCGCACAGGAGTCTCCGGTCACTGGCCGCCTCCTACGGCCCGGTCATGTACCTACGCCTCGGGCGTGTGCCCACCGTCGTGGCGTGCTCCGCGGCCGCCGCGGAGGAGGCCATGAAGACCCGCGACCTGGCCTTCGCCAGCCGCCCCAAGCTGTTCATGGTCGACCGGTTCTACTACGGCACGGGCGGCATCGGGTTCGCGCCGTACGGCGAGCACTGGCGCCAGGCCCGCCGCGTCTGCGTCACCCACATGCTTAACCCGCACCGCCTCATGTCCTTCAGACGCGTCAGGGGGCAGGAGGTCGCCGCCCTCGTCGACCGGGTCCGCCGCGCCGGCACCGTCGTGAACCTGAGCGACAACCTCATCGTCTACTCTTTCACCGCCATCTCTCGCGCCACGTTTGGCGACACGAACTACGGGATCGACGGCGACGAGGGGGGAGCGAGGCTGAGGAAGGTGTTCGCCGAGATCGAGGAGCTCCTGGGCACGGTCCCCATGGGGGAGAAGGTGCCATGGCTGCGGTGGGTCGACGTCCTGACGGGACTGGAGCGGAAGACGAGGCGCGCTTTCGAGGAGATGGATGGACTGCTCGAGCGGGTCATCACGGACCATCGCCAAAGGCGTGGCGCCGGGGACGACGATCAGCGTGACTTCGTGGACGTGCTGTTAGGTGCCAACGAGCTCGACACGAACGGCATCAAGGCCATCATCCTGGACATGCTTGCTGCCGCCACGGATTCAACGTTCACGTTGCTGGAATGGGCCATGGCGGAGCTCATCAACCACCCGCAAGAAATGCGCAAGCTCCAGGACGAGGTCCGCACGGCCGTTGGCGACGCCGGCCACGTCACCGAGGACCATCTGCCGGATCTGCGCTACCTGAAGGCCGTCGTCAAGGAGACCCTCCGGCTCCACCCTCCCACGCCGCTCCTCCTGCCCCGGGAGACGGTCGAGGACACCCAGCTGCTCGGCTACCACGTCCCGGCAGGCACGCGGGTGCTGATCCACGCCTGGGCCATCGGCCGTGACCCAGCGACGTGGGGCGACCGCGCCGAGGAGTTCCTACCGGAGAGGTTCTTGGAGTACACCCACGAGATGGGGCAAGACTTCGCGTTCTTGCCCTTCGGCGCCGGGAGGAGAGGTTGCCCTGGGGTCAGGTTCGCCATGCCGTCCAACGAGCTGGCCCTAGCGAGCCTGGTGTACCACTTCGACTGGGAGCTAGTCGGCGGGAGGAAGCCGCCCGTGGACATGACCGAGCTGCACGGGCTCTCCGTGCGCCTGAAGACGCCTCTGCTTCTGGCTGCTAAACCGTGGTCAGGCCGTGGTGTCGAATGA